One genomic segment of Pyrococcus kukulkanii includes these proteins:
- a CDS encoding AAA family ATPase gives MRIRKIRVENLFSYDEVELALPLDLAVIVGPNNAGKTNIVRTLDFLKRCFGDNRPSLEELEGILHDPNKPRAKVEVDVELNEKEISYIREFVSLHLAPGIENAQNDKIKFYLTDREKLRKKGFDISRLDEELENEKIQERLNSLFLQELAQFQEAFPEQFGEVRVVWRYEGESRVPRPFFVIKIKSKNLESAGKGESKHCGEIYINDSAIRHPSYVGSSRRDSLLRDMEDSFVSYLVMSMGDRSSNLDEILQKAENKENKKAENTLQDRRREDFIWGHLLYTLSLHKSQLSVSHSSLPDEQKWKARKMYRELGWDELRTYSLWDLLKQIFTSSIIWLGEIRGLPLEEEYKPAIEYDGSGENLASFLHALKESSDPRLREIKERFKDIFGLSFDTERRPFEAKNKVEQERKAPKLFIIDEKRRKKFPITAVGSGVFEVLNLISTIAGSEGRVIILDEPALHLHPVQQKRVLQALKELSGMNNQIILITHSPYFVDSETLEKTYRFYMDDQGRTKVVVIKDALENLELKDELKMIKDSSLIRALFASGVIIAEGDSEYLSVPILARKLGYPLEDYNIEIINAGGDGNIKSIIKIIERLRIPFRVICDRKAEPKIPSQYHDKVFACPADDWKDYLEDLFGKEGGGKIEAVWKIANRVSEDDVKEKMKDPEKFEEFIRKFLEELGYRV, from the coding sequence ATGAGGATTAGAAAGATAAGGGTTGAAAACCTGTTTTCTTATGATGAGGTCGAGCTTGCCCTGCCGCTTGACCTTGCAGTGATCGTGGGGCCTAACAATGCCGGGAAAACCAACATAGTTAGAACATTGGACTTCTTGAAGCGTTGCTTCGGAGACAACCGCCCTTCCTTGGAAGAGCTGGAGGGAATTCTACATGACCCCAACAAGCCCCGGGCAAAAGTAGAAGTTGATGTAGAGCTTAATGAAAAAGAAATTAGCTACATTAGAGAGTTCGTTTCGTTGCACTTGGCACCTGGAATTGAGAATGCCCAAAATGACAAGATAAAATTTTACCTAACAGATAGGGAAAAATTAAGGAAGAAAGGGTTTGATATATCAAGACTTGACGAAGAACTTGAGAATGAAAAAATTCAGGAGAGGCTTAACAGCCTGTTCTTGCAGGAGCTTGCGCAATTCCAAGAGGCTTTTCCCGAACAGTTCGGGGAAGTAAGAGTAGTGTGGAGATACGAAGGGGAAAGCAGAGTGCCTAGACCATTTTTTGTGATAAAAATTAAGAGTAAGAATCTGGAGAGTGCAGGGAAGGGGGAAAGCAAGCACTGTGGTGAGATTTACATAAATGACTCGGCAATTCGCCACCCTTCTTATGTTGGGTCAAGCAGAAGAGACTCTTTATTGCGTGATATGGAAGATAGCTTTGTCTCATATCTAGTCATGTCTATGGGAGACAGGAGTTCTAACTTGGATGAAATCCTCCAAAAAGCTGAGAATAAAGAGAATAAAAAAGCTGAGAATACTCTCCAAGACCGCAGGCGGGAGGATTTTATTTGGGGCCATCTTTTGTATACGCTCTCGTTGCATAAGAGTCAGCTGTCGGTTTCACACAGCTCTCTGCCCGACGAGCAGAAGTGGAAAGCCCGAAAAATGTACAGAGAGCTTGGATGGGATGAGTTAAGAACGTACTCTTTATGGGATTTGCTGAAACAAATCTTCACTTCCTCGATAATTTGGCTTGGTGAGATCAGGGGACTTCCATTAGAGGAGGAATACAAGCCAGCTATAGAGTATGACGGAAGTGGCGAAAACTTGGCGTCCTTCCTACATGCCTTGAAAGAGTCAAGCGACCCCAGGTTGAGGGAGATTAAGGAGCGCTTCAAAGACATTTTCGGCCTTTCTTTTGACACCGAGAGACGGCCGTTCGAGGCCAAAAACAAGGTCGAACAGGAAAGAAAAGCCCCAAAACTCTTCATAATAGACGAGAAAAGGAGAAAGAAGTTTCCAATAACTGCTGTCGGTTCTGGGGTCTTTGAGGTTCTTAATCTCATATCAACGATAGCGGGCTCGGAAGGCAGGGTGATAATCCTTGATGAGCCGGCCCTGCATCTGCACCCAGTGCAACAGAAAAGGGTTCTGCAGGCTTTGAAGGAGCTTTCGGGCATGAATAACCAGATCATCTTGATAACGCATTCCCCGTATTTTGTCGACTCAGAGACTCTAGAAAAGACGTACCGCTTTTACATGGACGACCAGGGCAGAACAAAAGTTGTTGTGATAAAAGACGCCTTGGAGAACCTCGAGCTTAAGGACGAGCTCAAAATGATAAAGGATTCATCACTTATACGTGCACTTTTCGCCAGCGGCGTGATAATAGCAGAGGGAGACTCGGAATACCTGAGCGTTCCAATACTGGCTAGGAAGCTTGGGTACCCACTGGAGGACTACAATATCGAAATTATAAATGCGGGGGGAGATGGTAACATTAAGTCAATTATAAAAATCATTGAGAGGCTCCGTATACCATTCAGGGTAATATGCGACCGAAAAGCGGAGCCCAAAATTCCCTCACAATATCATGACAAAGTATTTGCATGCCCAGCCGATGACTGGAAAGATTACTTGGAGGATTTATTTGGGAAAGAGGGCGGAGGGAAAATTGAGGCCGTCTGGAAGATTGCCAACAGGGTGTCTGAAGATGATGTGAAAGAAAAGATGAAAGACCCTGAAAAATTCGAAGAATTCATCAGGAAGTTCCTCGAAGAGCTCGGCTACAGGGTGTGA
- a CDS encoding NYN domain-containing protein — MRTAVLIDGENVWRCLENIIGRKVHIDKAIDWKGLFKFLESLGYEVTIARFYANPFAIRNPNAANNLESMGIKVILARSTMKENGPKSTADIVMIVDGMSIAYERPIDAFVIVSGDGDFLPFAQKVRELGKDVLFATFLEYTARPIKEMFQVVNLLDFSILGEDIYVNAEESSFQRVEGKAPSV, encoded by the coding sequence GTGAGGACTGCCGTGTTGATTGACGGAGAAAATGTCTGGAGGTGTCTGGAGAATATTATTGGTAGGAAGGTGCACATTGATAAGGCTATAGATTGGAAGGGGTTATTTAAGTTCCTTGAATCCCTTGGTTATGAAGTCACAATAGCTAGGTTCTATGCTAACCCCTTCGCTATCAGAAATCCTAACGCTGCCAACAATTTAGAGAGTATGGGAATCAAAGTAATCTTGGCAAGATCTACTATGAAGGAGAATGGGCCAAAGAGCACGGCCGATATTGTTATGATAGTTGATGGAATGAGCATAGCCTATGAAAGACCAATCGACGCATTTGTAATAGTTTCGGGGGATGGGGACTTTTTACCGTTCGCACAAAAGGTACGGGAGCTCGGTAAAGACGTGCTTTTTGCAACTTTCTTGGAGTATACTGCTAGGCCTATCAAAGAGATGTTCCAAGTGGTTAACCTTCTTGACTTCAGCATACTTGGCGAGGATATTTATGTAAACGCTGAAGAGTCAAGTTTTCAGAGAGTAGAGGGCAAAGCTCCTTCAGTCTAA
- a CDS encoding helix-turn-helix domain-containing protein: MTLTRSELKVLLALDKPTKLNELSRKLNISKGRLSALLHSLEKKGLVEFEGKKPVVVKPTRNKVIELLNIIFPVNLRSTILSSSNSQPSGSLLNVLTGNALKVLTALEVEKPQPVWLIQLKANVSRATLYRVLTQLMERLIVGKKEGGYFISERFSLFKIFADEYFYLQNSIKAKEFEPNASVVWSGVEEFILATGVFKGRRIGYFQLTGLARFSDFGLPLISSGVYHYYWPARKELTLEEVVVHTLTLERDARELLYVIVLLKSRSFNEGWLRKLATKFGVSGTVNEILEYLQGKEKPYPFPSWEEVEELCHQYLGRS, translated from the coding sequence ATGACACTCACGAGATCCGAACTCAAGGTGCTCCTCGCACTTGACAAACCCACCAAATTGAACGAGTTATCCCGCAAGCTCAACATCTCCAAGGGCAGGCTATCAGCTCTCCTGCATTCCCTTGAAAAGAAGGGGCTTGTGGAGTTTGAGGGAAAAAAGCCGGTCGTTGTTAAGCCAACGAGAAATAAGGTAATTGAACTCCTCAATATCATTTTTCCAGTTAACTTAAGGTCAACAATTTTGAGCTCAAGTAATTCCCAGCCGAGTGGAAGCTTACTTAATGTTTTGACAGGGAATGCCCTGAAAGTTCTTACTGCTCTTGAGGTTGAAAAGCCTCAACCAGTCTGGCTCATCCAGTTGAAAGCAAATGTGAGCAGAGCTACTTTATACAGGGTCCTCACCCAGCTTATGGAGCGGCTCATTGTGGGAAAAAAGGAGGGGGGCTACTTTATAAGTGAACGCTTTTCTCTTTTCAAGATCTTTGCTGACGAGTACTTTTATCTCCAGAATTCAATTAAAGCGAAAGAGTTTGAGCCAAATGCCTCTGTTGTATGGAGTGGAGTTGAGGAGTTCATACTTGCGACTGGGGTATTCAAAGGGAGGAGGATTGGATACTTCCAGCTTACTGGGCTGGCCCGTTTTTCAGACTTTGGGCTCCCCCTGATTTCGTCAGGGGTTTATCATTATTACTGGCCTGCTCGAAAAGAGCTCACCCTCGAGGAAGTTGTCGTGCACACTTTAACCCTTGAGAGGGATGCGAGAGAGCTCCTTTATGTTATTGTTCTCCTTAAGTCCAGGAGTTTTAATGAGGGATGGCTCAGAAAGCTTGCAACAAAATTTGGTGTTTCTGGTACTGTTAATGAGATTCTCGAATATCTTCAGGGGAAGGAAAAGCCATATCCATTTCCTTCTTGGGAGGAGGTTGAGGAGCTCTGTCATCAGTATTTGGGGAGGTCGTGA
- a CDS encoding tyrosine-type recombinase/integrase gives MGWDQGLDYEKTYKLLTKELEEVRKKEGPKALKRRLYLIILLTQLRNGSRIGEAIDFITHVAQEYKREAYITVEKRKDNYQRLMVLPKEVTKTDILVTKGVLEEELKKHDKKGLVIRISTWVKKTYGFNTHSLRYAFVSHLAKKGYPPQVIAKITGHKRLDYILHYTQERIAKEILRDL, from the coding sequence GTGGGATGGGATCAAGGCCTCGACTATGAGAAGACGTACAAGTTGCTCACCAAGGAGCTCGAGGAGGTCAGAAAGAAGGAGGGGCCTAAAGCCCTCAAGCGCAGGTTGTACTTGATCATCCTCCTGACCCAACTCCGGAATGGATCTAGAATAGGTGAAGCCATAGACTTCATAACTCACGTGGCCCAGGAGTACAAGAGAGAGGCCTACATAACCGTAGAGAAAAGGAAAGACAACTATCAGAGGTTAATGGTTCTACCTAAGGAGGTCACCAAAACCGACATTTTAGTGACGAAGGGAGTACTTGAGGAGGAGCTTAAGAAGCACGACAAGAAGGGTCTCGTCATTAGGATCTCAACCTGGGTGAAGAAGACCTACGGGTTCAACACGCACTCATTGAGGTACGCATTTGTCAGCCATTTGGCAAAGAAAGGCTACCCACCCCAAGTCATAGCTAAGATTACTGGGCACAAGCGCTTAGACTACATCCTCCACTACACCCAAGAAAGAATAGCCAAAGAAATACTCAGAGACCTATAG
- a CDS encoding type II toxin-antitoxin system HicB family antitoxin, which translates to MKKIKLEIVLEEQEESGYVVYVENLPGCMSQGETIEEALRNIAEAISLYLEATGR; encoded by the coding sequence ATGAAGAAAATAAAGCTTGAGATTGTACTCGAAGAACAGGAAGAAAGTGGCTACGTAGTTTATGTCGAGAACTTGCCCGGTTGCATGAGCCAAGGAGAAACAATTGAAGAAGCGCTCAGGAACATTGCCGAAGCTATTTCACTGTATCTTGAAGCTACAGGGCGTTGA
- a CDS encoding type IV toxin-antitoxin system AbiEi family antitoxin domain-containing protein, with product MRIELLNKLARKRVFTIDEAAKITGIDKNTLKVLLSRLEKKGLVERVEKGKYIIVPLGAEKGEYTLHEFVIGSLLVKPSAIAYWSALNHHGFTEQIPNTVFVQTTARKKRQDLRVFGVRYKIVKIKPEKFFGIEKVWIEEFQVPITEREKTVVDCLDKPRYCGGIIEVAKAFREELEAEKLREYALRMNSSAVVRRLGYLCDYFGVNIDLPRPKTRNYILLDPTMPKGGNVDSKWRVIVNVELEGLE from the coding sequence ATGAGAATTGAACTGCTCAACAAACTCGCAAGAAAGAGGGTCTTCACCATAGATGAAGCAGCTAAGATAACAGGAATCGACAAAAACACCCTAAAGGTTCTCCTCAGCAGGCTCGAGAAAAAGGGCTTGGTTGAAAGGGTTGAAAAGGGGAAATATATTATTGTCCCGCTTGGAGCGGAAAAGGGAGAATACACGCTCCATGAGTTCGTAATAGGCTCACTCCTTGTAAAGCCATCAGCCATAGCCTACTGGTCGGCCCTCAACCATCACGGATTTACCGAGCAAATCCCCAACACAGTCTTCGTCCAGACGACGGCAAGAAAGAAAAGACAAGACCTCAGGGTCTTTGGAGTAAGGTATAAAATCGTCAAAATAAAGCCCGAGAAGTTCTTCGGCATCGAGAAAGTCTGGATTGAGGAGTTCCAAGTACCCATAACAGAGAGGGAAAAGACGGTAGTGGACTGCCTGGACAAGCCGAGGTACTGCGGGGGGATAATTGAGGTCGCCAAAGCCTTCAGGGAAGAACTTGAGGCAGAAAAACTCAGAGAGTATGCGCTGAGGATGAACAGCTCTGCGGTCGTAAGAAGGCTCGGCTACCTGTGTGACTATTTCGGGGTCAATATTGACTTGCCAAGGCCAAAAACGAGGAACTACATTCTTCTAGACCCAACAATGCCAAAAGGGGGAAACGTTGACAGCAAGTGGAGGGTCATAGTTAACGTTGAACTGGAGGGGTTGGAGTGA